Genomic DNA from Magnolia sinica isolate HGM2019 chromosome 4, MsV1, whole genome shotgun sequence:
TTTAATGGGTTATACGTttgaatattaataaaattgatattatttaatattctttttatttatttgtttatatcTATTCCCTTGAAGAGTATAATTTTGAATGACTAGTGAAAGAGCAAGTCATTAGTACGCAGGGCAAAAATATTTCATTTAAAAAAGCTAACCTTCACCTTTTTACAAGTCGCCGAATTGTTGTTCACAATTTCTTGAGTTCGCTTTTTTCACCATTTCCCTCGCCATTCATTGAATTTGGGGATTCGTTTGGACGGACGTTTTCTTTAATTAACATTTTATGGCGCATGAGCATCATCCACAGGAATCGCCTGAGTCTGATATAACTAGTTTTATCCACGTGGATAGTATAATCCTCAATCTGGGCCGTCCGTTGAGTCTATCTCCCTCTTGATTGGCCATCTTTGAAAAATCGCTACAGCAGTAGTTTTAGAAACTTGGATATAGTAATCATCCATCTGGACCATCTATCAAGTTCATCTCACTCTTCATGGGCCATTTCTCAAACATTCACTCATCATGCGATCCTAACCATTAGAccgtttgtttttctttttgtaattgtCCAATCCAAACCTGCTAATCGGACGGTTAGAATCATCCCATCAAATGGTTCCAGCAAGACATTCTTCagctaagtgggtcccactgggtACACTGACCATCCAAACTCATGTTAGGCTGTTATTTCGTGGTGGGTTTTCCAGCGTCCGGCCACCGCGTGGATTAGCTTTAAAAATACGCCAGATGACGTGCTGAGCCATGCGAACCGTCCATCTTATAATTGTACTCTTTCGGCCAAAATTGCTCATTAGAGACCCTACATGATCGTTTCAAGAGGTGGCTTATtaattggatggtccaaattccaGGCATTCATCCCAGACGCAGATTTccagttcctgcgctgggaacctaggtggggcccaccgtgatgtttgttagaaatccaaccgttcatccgttttgaaagctcattttaggacatgtgattAAAattgagccggatccaagactcaagtgggccatatgagagggaacactgggaaagaaatgcctaccgttccAACCTTCCTAGTtccaccttgatgcttttatgccatctaaaccgtttataagatcgTTCTCACTGGGATGAAATGAGAACACAAAAAATATTATACTGATACAAGACTTTTGTGGgcatacgaatgtttcaacggtggctgttcaatccccacggtttccccttgtatggcccactcgagtcttgTATCCGGCCCATTTTTCGtcgcgtgtcctaaaatgatcttgcaaagtagattgacggggtggatttctcacaaacatcatggtgggccacacctcggtTCCCAGCGCAGGGCGTCCATTCGCCCCTCGAGAGGAATGACGGCATGAACCGCTGAGTGTACGATATGTCCCATCTGTAACCGACAATCTGTGTCATATGCTCATTCATCAGGACCGTTCAATAGATTTGCTACCTCTCTCAATGGACCACTGTTGAAAAAGGCATCACGTTATGATACTTCCTTTGatgagatttttgggccataggcAATCTAAGAGTTGTCCAATAACGTGATCTTTTCCCCAGGCTATTGATTAGACggctaggattgtccaataacGTGATCTTTTCATGGCTGCCCaccaatggatggtccagatggaccACTTGAATGTTAGCGTGCCCCAATGCAAGTAGTTGCTTTGGATATTTTCTTTCCATACATTTTCCATATTCaaatgatcggaaccgttcaacaggtagggcccactgtctaCTGCCCTAAGGCTGAAAATCGTAAGAACAACTGATCCTGACCATCTGATCTAATTGAATTCTCATTTTAAACATCCATTCGGTGGCACCAGTTTGATTGTGAGGCCCATGCCATTGTTGAAAGTGCACAGGCCTTACACGTGGAAACGAGGAACGTGTATGATATCCCAGCCACTTGTCAAGCGACCCTGCTGTCAAATCTGGCCGTTGCAATCATCACGAAGGACAGCCGTGGTACAATTTCAAAATATACACGTGGCCAGCCCTACGATCTGCATGCTTTCGAGACGTAAGATGTACCTGCTGTGGACTATCTTCTGAGAGGCTCCGATGTTTCTCACGTGTGCCTCACTTTTCACACGTGAGATGGTTACACAACCATTTGTCCCACCCCGCAGTACTGAAGAAGAGAATCATGCGATCCACTGACTTAAACAGTCCCGCGAGACACCGCATTCctcccaaaaataataaaaaatcaaacccaAACGATATTTTTCCGGACCTGTTTAGTGGCCCGAGGCATAATAAAAAATGGTAGTCCTCAGACCACACCAACATAAATGAGGCCCACCTCGGTTAATGGTTAAGAATTCATTTGGCGAACCACGGCGTGTATGGCCCCAAACAAGTTCAAAATATCGATCGCACGTGCGATCATTTAGGACATGTGCTAACCATTGGCATCTTTTAAGTTTTAATAGTCCAATCAACGACCAGGAAGGGACCGACAGGACCATCCAAAAGCTGGATTTTCGAACCATGAGCCATACATGCTGGAGCCCACTGGATGAACGGCTCTAAATGATAGATCCTGGCCCGCATTTGCATTTAGGATTTGTAGTCCTTCGGACTACCATCCGTTTTCTATATTTTTGGCCTCGTGCTAACGTGGCAACCGATGCGATTCCTGCGGCCCTTCGTATATAAATCGAGTCTCGGTAGAAAAGGGGGAGAGGGGGGATTAGGGTTCGTTTTTCTCTCTTTTGGGGTTCCTAGGGTTATCGTGTCCCCCATGGCGCAAGGTAGCAGATCGAGCGGCGTTGTGAAGTGGTTTAACGGCCAGAAGGGCTTCGGCTTCATAACGCCGGACGACGGTGGGGAAGATCTGTTCGTCCATCAGTCGTCTATCAAATCTGACGGCTACCGCAGCCTCGCTGAGGGGGAAGCCGTCGAGTTCGAGATCGAGCAGGGCGATGATGGACGGACCAAGGCCGTCGATGTGAGTGGGCCCAACGGATCCTCCGTGCAAGGAGACCGGAGGGGTGGGGGAGGCGGCGGTGGCGGAGGCGGCCGCAGCAGCGGAGGCCGGGGAGGTGGGTACGGGTTCGGAGGTGGCGGCGGGTACGGTGGCGGTGGGTATGGCTTCAACGGCGGTGGCGGAAGAGGTGGAGGCGGAAGAGGCGGACGCGGTGGGAGGAACGGCGGTGGTGGTGGCGGGTACGGTGGTGGCTACGGCGGCAGTGGCGGAGGTGGCGGCGGAGGCGGAACTTGTTACAATTGCGGTGAGCCAGGCCATATGGCAAGGGACTGTTATCAGGGCAGCGGTGGCGGTGGAAGGAGTGGCGGCAGCGGTGGTGGGAGGTACGGAGGTGGCGGAGGCGGTGGCGGTGGCGGTGGCGGATCGTGTTATAACTGCGGGGAGCAGGGGCATTTTGCTAGGGAGTGCCCTAGTGGCTTGATGAAATGAAGtgggtaggttttttttttttttttctctctctcttttttttttggctcttTTTTTGGGTTCCCATCGGATATTTTGAATTGGGTTTTGGTTTTTTGGGTTGTTGGTAGtggaaatctgaccgttgatggaGGTGGGTCcggtttttctccttttctttttctgctGATATGCGTTTTTTGGACTTGTTTTTGGAGCAATCGTGCTTTGATGTGGAGGGAAGGAAAGGTTTGTTTTGTTTAGAGATTGAaatccgttctctctctctctctctctctcactctctctctgtctctgtctctcctTATATACATATATGGTTTTATTAATGGATTAGGGTTTTCTCTGGCTTCTATATGCGTTGATATACCACTTTTTTTTTAGTTATTCTGAGATGATTGCTTGTGAGTGTCTATCTCTGATTATTGTTGCAGTTCATGTTGGTTGTTTAatgttattgtttttttttttcttcttttgtatgCATTTGATTGAAGTGAGAGTGTGTGTTTGTGCATATTGGATTTTGGGatgtgaaaattttaatggttttgcTGATTTTATCATGTATGTGATCTGTGATTGAATATCTGTCGCTGCTGATTATATCTTTTAAGTGGTATGTGATTCAATATCTATCACTATAGGGGTTTGTTTGGATTCCTGTAACTGAGGCTAACTGTAAATTATTTACAGGTAAATGTCTTAcaatttgtgtttggatgctgaaaaatgcCTGTAAATTATTTTCAGTCTGTAAATCATTTTCAGGTTTCAGCCCTCTACAGGCTCTCCATTTATAGCGTAACCGCTATACATGGAAAGATTGGTTCTCTGTTTAAAGaacttaaacaatttacaggttaTCTAAACACAGACagtcatttacctgtaaatcatttacagcataCGGCCAAACAGGACAGACTGCACTTAGGTTACTTTTGGGTAGGGGATGTCCCAGTCCtattttggtgggtcccatgcccttgatgttttttttttttcactgcaATATAGCAGAGCTTTCCTTTGATTCAGATTTTTTCCTTGCAACTTTGAAAATTTCAATTGAAGTTGAGGAAACCGCTGCTTCAGCGCTTTTGATCCTGCTGCCCAAAAAGGATTTTGTGGGACTCCCTACCCAAATGATCCATAGAATCCCTGCTTGAATTTTGTTTCCTTTGGATTCTTTGTTTTCATACCGTTTGTGCTTGTTCATGTCATTGCTTTGGGATCTTTAtctgaaacctattttgatttttattgaaTCTAAATATTGTTATGGATTAATTTGACTGACTGTTTCCTGTTGCATTTCATTGATTTGTGATCGTCTcgaatctcttttttttttttttttttttttactccatTTATAGTATGTAGCAAACATGAAGGATTTGACGTATATTTCTGTCATTGAACATTCACCCTTACACATTGGAGAAATTGTATGATCCTCAACCCGAGGATATGCTCGAGGCTTTTAGTTTGTACAAattgggcccatggttcagttatTTGGACTTGTTGTGTGTTGCTTACCCAGCATTGGTGGACCATACACCAGAAATCTCACTGCCAATCTTGGGGCCTTTCTTTGCTGAATGTGTAATATAACTCTGCATTTCTTTTTCTTGGTTTCATATTGCATTGCACAATCAGGAAAGATAGCACTGCCCTATTAAAGAAAATTGTGGCATGTTCATTCGTCGTGGGGCCTAATAGGCCAATGGTcgagatcactgaaccatggtccccacttgtacaaactgaaaatccaAGAATACAATGTATATCCTCGAGTTAAAGATCATTAGTTCTTCTACCATACTCACCATATGATAATATAGTGTTTTCATTGCCATCATTATCTTGTGCTTAATTAACATTGCAACTTCAGATAATCCAATCAAACCAATACATCAATTAGCAAACTCATTAACAATTGGCTGAACAGGGGTAGGATATGTAATGTCACTTGTCAATGTTGTTTACATTTATGATTGAATAATACATGCATTGGTTGTTACCATTGTTAGCAGACAGGTCAAGATAATAGCAGCGCCTGCTTGTGCACTGAATTAGTGGGTCACCCCGTAGGAGGCCCTGGTCCTTGCAGAAATGGTGGTGGGCTTAGAGAAAGGTTGCATATTGCAGCTAATGGCTTGTTTGGCAGTGTGGATTTAGAGTGATTTGTGGGGGTTtcattctttttgggtttgtttgggaGCAATGATTTTTGAGCGTTGGATTTTAGGGGAATCAAAATCCTTAAaaaaggccttttttttttttttttgcattcccAGCTCAGAGCTGATTTGCAAAATCCACTTGATTTCACAGGTTCCAAAATCCTATTGATTCTACAGGATTTTtaatccatgctgccaaatgaGCCCTAAGATCTGTTCTTGTCTGGGAGATTGTGGAAAGGAGAGTCAGCAGATGTTGGCTTGGTCCTCAAAGACCAATCCAAAACTTCCCTTTTGTTTCGATGATATCCCTCATTCTTGTCTCGAGGATGAGTACATTTCATTTGCTTGTGGAGGTAGGTTTTGACAGCTTCTGCCTTTGGAACCAATTCCCTCCAACTTgatctcctttttttttgtttaaatttcttTTGTTATTCATGAACAGCCCAAGGCCGTCCAAGCATACAAATCAATCGGTTTTTTTCCTTTAATTCTTTTTCATTGGTGCAAACCAATTGATTTTGCTGGGGATAGGCATAACCAAGGTCATTGGAATAGACATGTTATGGTGGAGATCGTtaccaaggtgttccatatccTTTACGATAAGCCGGTAAAGGCTGACacatataggtaacggccatgactgTTACATGATGTGGGGGTGAAACATGGCAGTTAGCTTTTTGGGACCGTTTCGTCTGTTacgggccgtaaaggccgttatggtgGCCATAAATGGCGTTATGGGGCATAACGACTGTTAACCCCCGTAACTGTCCTGTAATGGTCGAAAAacaaccaattttttttttttcaatttaaatccattttctcttcattttttcaCATTTCTCCTCCCAAAaacttttctagatcattttacaacagatttcaaCTACTCTTATTacagtttttaagattaaaaccgtggattgaagtgatttgagcgaatagaagctctgagtttttttttttttttcaaaaagttgAAAATGTAGTATTTATGCCTTATTCTtgtgatttctagttctaatgcttgattgtaatgTATAAACATTAGAGATATATAATCATTTTCACAAATTTACTAGATAGCCCGATACAACACttagagtggaccgttacactaccataaacatgctcaaaacaaaaaatgaacacattcggaatatttacattattctaaaTTTTCTAGATACATTTTCAGAATATTTcgagcaaaagaaaattttcaaccattatGGTGGTTGTAATGGTTGTTATGCCCTCGTGCCGGCAATGGTGGTGatcgttacggccactgttatcGATACGAAATACCTTGATCTCTACTTTGCGTGAAATAGAGAGCTGATCTCTGTTATGTTACCTGTGGCAGTATCCTGGTATGCATATTGTTTATATTCCAAGACTAGTGGTCTTATACCTTGGCAGTTTCAGGAGGTGAACACATGATGCTtggacatcatcatcatcgtcatcatctaagccttattccaattaattggggctggctacatgaatcctgttctgccattgcACTCCAACCTCCATAATTTCACATGATACTTGCAAAGTAGTGGAAGTTGTCAATGATTATTGCCTGCATCTATCAGAAAACCTTTTTCGTGTCATTCATCATTTCTTAGGTGTGTTTCTATCCTTCATCAACTCATTGTTCATCATCAGTGAGactcatcccaactaattggggtcagctacatgaatcccttTCCTCCAACTtgataattttcaaaatttgcTTCCTTTGTAGAATCCATTTGACTTCAATAAAAAATGGAATAAACTGGAAGGGATGTACTTGGAATTTTCAACCATGATAAAATCACTTCAAACTCTCTGCAACCAAATTGTTCTCATGAACCTTCTCATGCTGTGTTATTCCTTTGAATTGCTTCTTATCTATTAATGTGTCCATCTTGCTGGTTGCTTGCTTCCAACTAAAGGACCTATTTagattgatggaaataaaaaagcAACTGAAGAAAGGAAATTGATTTTGCTCGAATGGGACGGTTTCCCTCATTTGCAAAAGAGGTCTAAGGAAATTGATTTTCTTAACCTCAGATTTCCTCAGAAAAGTgctattttcttttcctctctcaaACCAAAAGTAAAGTAACCTTTTCCTTTTCCACAGTTATCATCAGATGTGACCTTTTCCTCAGTTACCTTTTGATTTCCACTAATCCAACCAGTAGTCCTCTAAGAGGGGCCCACCACTAGACCATAAAACGACGAGGACAAAGTAGCGCAAAGCGAAGGAGAACTCGGTCATGTAACATAACTTCCTCTTGTCTGCTGTTAGTGTCACTTTGCCAACTGCTACTTCAACCATAATCCAACTTATCTATTGTGTGAGCTGTGTGATGTCACTTTCACATTGTTGAACAAGCTCTCCTAAGCTGCTGCTAGCATCACTTCGCCGACTACCACTAGAGAACTATCAACATGGGGGATATTGTTTTGCTTGTATTACCCATTTGATGATCCTGATCATCCAACTGGTAGCTGTTGAATCATCATCTTGATTCAATGTGTGAAATGAGAAGGTTAAGATCAGGTATTTGCTCCATACTCCATGGTCCCCATGATTTCTCCCCTGATCTGCCTCTGAactatatgtatgcatgtattgaGGGCCATCCTGAGTTAGCCGAATGCCCCCAGTTTTTGTAAATGCATCTGGTGCTGCCAATACCTTGTCCGTGTGGTAAGCTGAGTTAGTGAAAAACACCAGTTTTCTGAGGATGCTTATATCACCCCATGCATATTTTAGCATGGTTTTAGTTGGTATGGGATGTGGATGAATTTAGAAAATGTGCTTATGCTTTTGATACTACTCTGTTAGGTGGTGGTTGCTGAGAGTTGCAttctctagtggggcccacccacagatTTACGTCCTGATATTTTGTTTGGTTGGATTGATGGGGTCCTTGTGTGtggttgtatttttatttttatttttattttttaattatgaaAGTTAAAAGTTCTGAAGAAGTGTTGTGGTAGCAATGAAATATCTTTTGACAGTTTATGGTTGGGTTTCTCTTTTTCATTGAATCGATTTTATGGCAGGGTAAAACTGAAAGGACAGGGATTTTAAATGTCTGGCTGGTCTGTTTTTGAGTTGTGGGCCATCTTGGGTGGGTGTGATTTCCGTTGTTCTAAGGGTGAAGTAGTACTTCTCATGACTGTAACCCTTGGTGAACGGAGTGACCTTTTTCGGAGATATTTAGTTGCACTTATCAGGTGGGACATGAAGTGGTCAGCCCTAATTAGTTTCATTTATTAGGTGGGACATGCAATGGTCAGCCCCTAGCTGAATGCTGGGCTGGTTTATGTTGTGGACATTCATTTCTGGCCTGGGAATGATGACCCCACCTTATGATAGACCAATGATCTGTTGTTCATGGACAATGGACATGTGctcacctgcccacacgtgtcatgggcacagaatctgaagAGTACGCACCTTAGCACGTGTGTCATGGGCAcggaatctgaatggtccacatgatgtggcaccccttgaaacctcatcaGCTCAGCTTTCAACTTGatataaaattctagtggggcatagcaaaaggaaacagtttcctcccttgatttgcatttctctttgaaatggcccactagagttttggatcaggtggGCGTAgcgagtttcaaggggtgccgcatcaagtgggcctgcaaatgtgcatttgatgggtcctctttaaattatgagatatcccaaaaatcagccataggtaggccataccatctaaaatcatgtaaagacatctCGAAAACATATAAACTTGGCAGGGCCTGCCTGAGTTATGGATGCAgccaaaacttggtctgacccctcatccaagtgagacacataatagatgggttggaattgtgaaacacatctcggtgggcccaataaatgattatgaatattttaatgggaggataaccccacTCAACCGTCgtatgtggggtggcccacctaagtcatggattgaattgatttttaagcccatggcccacaagtccatcccatgaggttgagatgtgtgggccccaccgtaatgcgtttcgaacatctaccccatcagtcagatgcaccattccatcgtgggcctagttctcaaaaatcaagtcaatccgtggcttgtgtgggccacaccacatacagaagtgggaaaAGGGccgttcaccgttaaaacattcataatcattttttgggcccaaagagatgtggtttgcaaatccagcccatccatatgtgtgtcccacttggatgagggttgaCGAAGTTTtagtagcattcaaaactcaggtgggccccaccaagtgcttttatatgttttaacggtgtcttcacatgattttagatggtatggcccacctgagttccgtatacggctgatttttgggatatcccataatttagaggggacccatcaaatgcacggtgttgatggtcgacacacatcacggtggggcccacacatgataagccgagcacatagtaccttttccatatatgtgtgttgtgtgggcccatcgtaatgtgtgtcgaacatctaccccattagtccgttgcaccattccatggtcagcctagggcttaaaaatcaagtcaatctgtgacttgtgtgggtcacaccacatacaaaagttgagaggggtttccctcccattgaaacattcataatcatttgttggttccaccaagatgtggttcacaaatccagcccatccattatgtgtgtcccacttggatgaggggttagaccaagtttcagacgcatctaaattacaagtgggccccaccaagttcttttatatgttttagggatgtctttatatgattttagatggtatgacccacttgagttttgtatactactgatttttttggatatcccatcacctaaaggagacccatcaaatgcacgatgttgattttatatatatatatatatatatatatatatatataaaacgttTTAAAGGACAAAAGGGGAGGAAAAGAGGTTTTCCTTTGAAAGTAGATTTGAAACACTTGCAAATATAGAAGAAAAGCCATCTTTTAAAGGTTGGATCTTTAATCAGGGAAACAAAGTTGAAACATCTGGCATTATATAAGATAGAACACACCCAAACATGGGTCGAGGTTGAGCTTGGTCTCGATTTTTTTTAGCCCATTTAGTAAATGAGTCTAGTTAACGATCATAAGCTGTGGACCTAGATTGCACGCGGGCGTGATTTGAATGAATATTGTGCAGCCCTATGGGATACAGTTTTATGTCTGTGTCTTATCCACTTTGAAGGCAGCTATCCCCGCATCCAGCCAGGTGGGTGTGTGGGGCCAGAtctaactgtggggtccaccttgatgtatctgttctcTATGCAGTAATgattatttgctatccaacctattgataaggtgacgaagaCCTGGttagaaggaaaacacaaataacagcttgatccaaaacttgtggcccctaagaagttttttaatgatgggaattcaatccctaccatgtggtccaactgagcgGTGTGTATATGGGTGTGCGTATATACACGATACGTACAGAAACTAATGAGCAgtgtgtatatatgtgtatatctGGGTgtgtatgacacatacatcaaagtgggcccaactgtTGGGACAGCACCCATGGGtgcccactccatccattcattcagCTCTTAAGGCCCACTCCACCCATTCATTCGGCTCATCTTAGGACATGGAGCACAAAGAAGAGGTATATCTAAGGCTCTAGTGGACTACACATTAAATGGTGGGAGAAATTCTACTCATGACTAAGAGCATTGTTTATACTTGATGCGGTGCGCTCAATTCAAACGGTCCAAGAGATGTCATGTGGTTGCCTTGTAACACGTGGTGTGGTGTAGAAAACTCAAAGAGGGGTAAAAGATGTTAATATGAGAGATAATTAAATACTAGAATCATATCAAAAGTCCTAGATGTCAAAagcaagttttttattttattttatttattttttattttctctttctcttcaagCATTAAATGTGAATATCATAACTTCTTACATATTGCAAAGCCAAGTAACGTAAGGACTCCAACCAATGCATGATCCGAAGAAGGTAGAGTCTCTTTCTTATACACGTGACAATATGTGATAGGCTATTATGACA
This window encodes:
- the LOC131243512 gene encoding glycine-rich protein 2-like; this encodes MAQGSRSSGVVKWFNGQKGFGFITPDDGGEDLFVHQSSIKSDGYRSLAEGEAVEFEIEQGDDGRTKAVDVSGPNGSSVQGDRRGGGGGGGGGGRSSGGRGGGYGFGGGGGYGGGGYGFNGGGGRGGGGRGGRGGRNGGGGGGYGGGYGGSGGGGGGGGTCYNCGEPGHMARDCYQGSGGGGRSGGSGGGRYGGGGGGGGGGGGSCYNCGEQGHFARECPSGLMK